Part of the Catalinimonas alkaloidigena genome, GGTGGCGCGTCGGGTGGCGCGGTACGTTGCGATGGAAGAGGACTACCAGCGCTCGATCCGCCCCGAACAGGTGACGGAAATTCTCGGTGCCGAAATCTTCGACCGTGAGTTGTACGAGGACAATGGACGCGCCGGTGTGGTGACGGGGCTGGCCTGGACGGCAGCGGGTGGCGAAATTCTCTTTGTTGAATCGGTACTGAGCCGGGGCAAAGGCAAATTGACCCTTTCGGGGCAGTTGGGCGACGTGATGAAAGAGTCGGCGGTAGCGGCGCTCTCGTACTTAAAGGCCAACGCCAACCGACTGGGGGTGCCGTACCAACTGTTTGACCATTACGACATCCACCTGCACGTACCGGCGGGCGCGGTGCCCAAAGACGGCCCTTCTGCCGGGGTCACCATCCTGACCTCGCTGGCGTCGGTCTTCACCCAACGGCGGATCAAGAAATTGGCCATGACCGGCGAAATCACCCTGCGCGGGAAGATTCTGCCGGTCGGTGGCATCAAAGAGAAAATTCTGGCGGCGCGCCGGGCGGGCATCCGGGAAGTGATTCTTTGCAAGAGCAACCAGAAAGATGTAAAGGAACTGGAAGCCGAGCTGCTAAAAGATTTAACCATCCATTACGTTACTACGGCAGAAGAGGTGCTGGAGCTGGCCCTGTCTAAAGACAAGGTAGAAGAGCCGATCGAACTTTCGTGGCCCCAGGATCACACCGCTGAAAAAGAGAAGGCCAATGCCTGAGTGGCGCATGGGTCTTTTGCATTCACCTAACTTCTGACGCTTTTATCAAGTTTTATGCGCCGACGCTTCCTCTTGTTTGTCAGTTTCTTGCTTACCCAGCAGGTGGTAGGGCAAATTGGAGGACGCGCGGCATTCGATTTTCTGAGCCTGCCGGTCAATGCGCGGTTGGCGGCCCTGGGCAACGTCAACGTTTCGCTGTCGGACCAGGACGTGAACATGATGATGGCCAATCCGGCGCTGTTGCAGGCCGACATGGTGCAGCACGCTACCCTCAACTGGGCGCCCTATTACGCAGGGATCAACAGCGTGTCGCTGGGCTACGCGTTCGATACGCCAAACGCCGGTCCGGTCGGCGTGTCGTTTGCGTACCACAATTACGGAACTCTGACGCAGACCGACCCCACCGGTGCCGTGATGGGCGAGTTTTCGGCGGCAGATTACTGGCTGGGCGGCACCTGGGCACACCGATTGGAGAATTACTCGCTGGGCGGCACGGTCAAAGTCGCCGGATCGTCCATCGGGTCGTACAACGCCTTCGCAGTCCTGGCCGATCTGGGCGCAGCGTTCCACCATCCGACGCGCGACTTCCACGTGGGGTTGGCGATTCGGAACCTGGGCTGGATTTTCGATACCTACGCCCCGGGCGCTACGCGACCTACTTTGCCGCTCAACGTACAACTGGGCCTGAGCTATAAGCCCGAGCACATGCCGCTGCGCTTTTCGCTCACGGCCCACCACCTGGAGCGCCCCGACATTGTCTACCTCGACCCGTCCAAACCCGGCACGTTGGACGCGAACGGGCAGGAAGTAAAAGAAGAAAAAAAACTGGGCGACCAGATCATGCGCCACCTGGTGTTTGGGGGCGAGTTTGTATTGAGCCCCAACTTTTACCTGCGTGCCGGGTATAACCATTTAATTCGACGCGAGTTACGTCTGCAAAGCCGGTCGGGGGGAGCCGGTTTTTCGATCGGCGCGATGGCGCGGATCAAAGCCTTCGAAGTGGCCTTCGCGCGTGGGTGGTACCACGTGGCCGGAGGGACCAGTACCCTGACGCTGACCAGTAACCTGCACTCGGTTTTCCGCAAGAAAACCCCCGCTGCCACACCGCAGTAAAGTTTAAGATGAAACCCTTTTTATTATGATTGAGCAGAACCAATACCTGACACCGCGCGAGATTGTGTCAGAACTAGATAAATACATCATTGGGCAAAAAGACGCCAAGCGCAACGTGGCCATTGCCCTGCGCAACCGCTGGCGGCGCATGAGCGTCGACTCCGACATCGCCCGCGAAATTGTGCCGAACAACATCCTGATGATCGGGGCCACGGGCGTCGGCAAAACCGAGATTGCGCGTCGTCTGGCCAAAATCGCCGATGCGCCTTTCACCAAGGTAGAAGCCTCGAAGTTTACGGAGGTGGGCTACGTCGGGCGCGATGTCGAAAGCATGGTGCGCGACTTGGTCGAGCAGTCGGTCAACATGGTGAAACAGCGCAAAAAAGAGGAAGTAAAAGAACGCGCTACCGAACAGGTAGAAGAGGTGATCCTCAACGCTTTGATTCCCGCGATGAAGCCCCCGCGCTCCGTTTCGACCACCAACCCGGCTGTGGAAGGGGAAGTACCGGAAGACGACTACACGCTGAATCAGAAAACGCGGGAGCGCTTCCGTGAAAAACTGCGGAACGGTGAGCTGGACGACCGGAAAATCGAAATCAACATTCAGCAGAGTCCGGCGTCGGGCATGGGGATGATGGGCCCCGGCGGCATCGACGAAGTGTCGATGATGAACCTCCAGGAAATGCTGGGCAACATGCTGCCGAAAAAGAACAAGAAGCGCCGGGTGTCGATTGCAGAAGCGCGCAAGCTTTTGCTCGAAGAAGAAGCGTCCAAACTCATCGACATGGATGAAGTGAAGGAAGAAGCCATTCGCAAAGCCGAAAATACAGGCATCATTTTCATCGACGAGATCGACAAAGTCGCCAGCGGAAGTGGCAAACAGGGCGGCCCCGACGTGAGCCGCGAGGGCGTACAGCGCGATCTGCTGCCCATCGTAGAAGGGAGCGCCGTCACGACCAAGCACGGCGTCATTGCAACCGACCACATTCTGTTCATCGCCGCCGGCGCCTTCCACGTCTCCAAACCGTCGGACCTGATTCCGGAACTACAGGGGCGTTTCCCCATCCGGGTCGAACTGGACAACCTGACGGTCGACGACTTCTACCAGATTCTGAAAACTCCGCGCAACGCGCTCACCAAGCAGTATGCCGCTCTGCTGGAAGCCGAGTCGGTCGAGCTGACGTTCCAGGACGAAGCCCTGCGGAAACTCGCGGAAATCGCTTTCCGCATCAACTCCGACGTCGAGAACATCGGGGCGCGCCGCCTGCATACGGTCATGAGCCATCTCCTAAACGAGCTGATGTACGACGTGCCCGACGTGATCGGACCCAACGCCAAGATCGTCGTCACGGACGATATGGTCGAGGAACGGCTGCGCGATCTGGTGAAGAACCGCGACTTGAGCCAATACATTTTGTAACGCGTCCAACGCAATATGACCTCACAAGGCCGCTCGTACGAGTGGCCTTTTTTTATGCGCTTCCGGTCCGCGCTCCCTGGCCACTATTAGGGAGTAAAAGCTTGCGCGAAACCGACGGGGGTTGGGTAAATCGCAGAAAGCGGGTTTTTACAGGATTAGCAAGGAAATGCGATGCTGTTAATAAATATGTGGCAATTTATCGTACTTTATTACATCCCTTTTTCTTTCCACCGAATTTGCCCTACGAGCTGATAATCAGCGATTTATCGAAATAGTCGAAAAATATTGTATTAATCTTTGAATTATTTTTGTCTTATTTGTATCATTGTGAGGAAAGAGATAAGAATGACGGGTATCTCTCGAAATATGAAATAATACAGATGGATACATACACGTGTCCCACTGTCGCGAGTACGAAGGATCGCAAGAAGAACGTGGTATAAATGGCGTCTGAAAAAGGGCCCTTCACACCACAACTACCTGAGGATCATACGCGAGCTTCCTTCCGAAAGTCAGTAAGTTTCTAAAATAAGCTAGTTATAACAGTAAGCAGTCTAAAGAAAAGACTGCTCCAAAATAGGTATGTGTCCTTTGCAATAGCCCTTGCAAAGCAGTGCTCTCTTGTTTCTTGTGCGCAAGGGGTCGCTGCTGTGGGCTATTACAAGGCCGTGCTGCTTACTCTTTGATCACCATCTGCTTAAACCAGTCATGTCACACTTTGTACGCTGTTCAGCCAGGCGAAATACCATTCCGTCTGTGCTCCACTTTTTGCATCGGCTCATCGGTCTGCATGCTCCCCTCTCGTTACCCCTTTTGCTGGCCCTGACGCTGGTCAGCCCGCAGACCTGGACCCACGCCGCGTCGGCCCCGTTGCGCGCGGCAGGTGCTACGGCCGCCAGCGTTCCGCTCGACGATCCGATCGAGGTCAAGGTGAACTTCATGAGTGAGTTGCTCAACAACGACAGCGGCGATACCCTCGAAGCCCCGACGGGGTATCTGAAAGATTTCGGGCAGGCGTACGGAACACGCCAAACACCGGAAGGCTACGACTACGGTTGGAAGCGCGTAAGCGACGGCCAACCGTTTGACGTTTCTCAGCATGCGCTGGACAACAGCAATGGAAGTGGCCGGAACCGCCTGGGCAGTGCCTACACGTCCGCTTCCGACCAGGCCAAACTGGAAGGAACGCTGGTCCACACCCAGGGAAATTATCTTAGCTCCTGGGCTGCACAACCGCGAGGCCAGGAAGTGTACTGGGAAGTGGCCGTGCCCAACGGCACCTACGAAGTCACCATCGGCGCGGGTGAATACACCGCGGGGGTAGATCCTGAAATTCACACCTTCAATGCCGAAGGGATAACCGCGATCTCCACCTTCGTTCCGACCGGTGCCAATGCCAGCAGCACCCGGGTGACCAACGGCACGGTTACCGTCGACGTGACCGACGGAGCCCTGACAATTACGGCCCTGGGCGGGATCAATTCGAAAATCAACTACGTCGAAATTACCCAAACAGCAACACCGGCACCTACGCCCGGTGTATTCACATTTACGCCCGCCGGGCTGGAGCTGTCCCTGACAACCGGGACGACCGGCACCGCCACGGCCGATCTCGCGGTCAGTGAAGGCACGCCGACCATCGGCATGGTGGCCGACCCGGCAGCGACCTGGCTGACGCTGCCCGCAGCACCTGCCTTGGGGCAGAATACCTTTGCTGTAGATGCCACGAACCTGGCCAAGAACACGCAACACAGCACGCCCGTTGTGGTCAGTGCCGTTGGGTTCTACCCCGCCGTGCTTCCGGTCAACCTAGACGTGACGCCTTTACCCCCGGTGGCCGTGCCTTTCCGCATCAATGCGGCCGGTCCGGAGCGGACCATTGGAGGAGACGTATTTGCGGCCGATCAGTTCTTTATCCACCGTTCGACCGAAACGACCAATACCAGTACCGGTTCGTACGGAGCGATCGACGGTGTACCCTCCGGCGACGAAGCGCTCTATTACGACCGACGCTACGGCGTGGACATGGGGTATGCCGTTCCGGTGGCCGATGGGCAGTACACCGTATTGGTACACATGGTCGAAAACTTTCAAACGGCTGCCAATGCCCGTGTTTTCGACATTTCGATCGAAGGCACGCAGGTGGAAGACGATCTGGATCTGTTTGCGGCGGGCGGTAATCGGCAAAAGGTGCTGATCAAGCGAAGCTATGACGTAACGGTCGCCGATCAGGAGCTGAACATCGATTTCCTGGCGTCTATCAACAACGCCATCGTCAATGCCATCGAAATCCTGCCGTTTACGCCTGCCAACACGGCACCGGTAGTACTGAACCCGATTCCGGACCAGACGGCGACAGAGGGTGTCGCGTTTAGCTTTGCTGTCCCGGTCACGACGTTCGACGATGCAGAAGACGATGCGCTGACCCTGACGGCTACGCTGGCAGGCGGCGACGCCTTGCCCGCTTGGTTGAGCTTTGCCACCAGCACGTTCAGCGGCACGCCAGAGGCCGGAGATGTTGGGATGTTAGCGATTGTGGTGACGGCCACCGATGGGAGTGAAGCCGTCAGTGATACGTTCGACTTAACGGTAGAGGCGGCCCCAGTGGTCAACCAGCCGCCCACGGTGGCCAATGCCTTGCAGGACCAGACCGCTACGGAAGGCATTGCATTTAGCTTTACCGTGCCGGTCAACACGTTCAGCGATGCCAACGGCGACACGCTCATGCTCACCGCTGCGTTAGAAGGTGGCGCTACGCTGCCCTCCTGGTTGAGTTTCGCTGGAGCTGTTTTCGAAGGTACCCCGATGGCCGCCGACCTGGGTACCCTCAGCCTCGTGGTGACGGCTTCGGACGGTAGTGAAGCCATCAGCGATACGTTTAACCTAACTATTGAAGCGGCACCGGTAATCGGCTGTGATCCGATCAGTTCATTGCCTTGCGAAGACATCGCGGTTAGCCTGCCCTTCTCGCTCGATTTCGATGGAACCGAAGGTGGCCTGGCGGACAAGAACGATGTAGGAACGGGCTTCACCATGGTCGATGCTTATTCCGGTACTCGCCTGGCGGTCGATGGAAGCGTTAGCGTGTCCGAGGTGCCCGGCTATGAGCCAAGCCGCCTCACGGTCAACGCCGGTACACTGACCATCGCCACCAACAAAGGCATTGGCTTCCTGACCAACAACAATCAGCTCAATACCCTGGGCGTCGGCTTTTCCGGGTCAGCACCTTTCGTCGTAGAGACTACGTTACTGCAGCCTTTCAACGGTACAAGCTCGCAGCAGGGCGGAATCTGGGTCGGTAAAAACGACAACACGTTCCTGAAACTGGTAGTGACCGGCAACAAGGTAGAGATGCGTCAGGAAGTGAACGACGGAAGCAGCACGGTGAACGACACGACCAACCCGGACCAGCGCATTACCGAAACCATCACCAACCTGAATCAACAGACGGTCCGCTTGCGGCTGGTCGTCGACCCGCTTGCCCACACGGCGACCGGCTTCTACTCGACCGATGGCGTAACCTATACGAATGTCGGCACGGCCTACGGTACGCCCGCCCTCGACATCAGCGCAATGAACCTGACGGACGGCAACCTGTACGCAGGCCTGTTCGCTACGCACCGCAACGCCTCAACGTCGGTCAATTATACGTTCGAGGCGTTTGCTATTGCGCATCCCCTCACCAATACGGCACCGGTGGTGCTGAACCCGATTCCGGATCAGACGGCGACAGAAGGCGTCGCGTTTAGCTTTGCTGTCCCGGTCACGACGTTCGACGATGCAGAAGACGATGCGCTGACCCTGACGGCTACGCTGGCAGGCGGCGACGCCTTGCCCGCTTGGTTGAGCTTTGCCACCAGCACGTTCAGCGGCACGCCAGAGGCCGGAGATGTTGGGATGTTAGCGATTGTGGTGACGGCCACCGATGGGAGTGAAGCCGTCAGTGATACGTTCGACTTAACGGTAGAGGCGGCCCCAGTGGTCAACCAGCCGCCCACGGTGGCCAATGCCTTGCAGGACCAGACCGCTACGGAAGGCATTGCATTTAGCTTTACCGTGCCGGCCAACACGTTCAGCGATGCCAACGGCGACACGCTCACGCTCACCGCTGCGTTAGAAGGTGGCGCTACGCTGCCCTCCTGGTTGAGTTTCGCTGGAGCTGTTTTCGAAGGTACCCCGATGGCCGCCGACCTGGGAAGCCTTAGTCTTGTGGTGACGGCTTCGGACGGTAGTGAAGCCATCAGCGATACGTTTAACCTAACTATTGAAGCGGCACCGGTGGTCGATGCTTGTACGCCCCTGAGCGTGCTGCCGTGCGACGAGCTTGTCGTCGAGTTGCCGGTCAATCTTTCGTTCTCGGGAGCGGAAGGTGGTCTGCTGGACAAGAACGGCGCGGCGACCGGCTTTACCATGGCCGTTCCGCATTCGGAAAGCCGCCTGCCTGCCGACGGCGCGGCGACCTACCCGGATGTCAATGGCTACGAGCCCTCCAAGTTGCTGATCGAAAACGGTACGTTGATCGTCACCGCGACCAAGGGCATCGCCTACCTCGACCCGCCCGCCAGCAACGAAAACAACAACCAGATCAACAGCCTGGGCGTAGGGCTTCAGAACCTGACGCAGACGTTCAGCCTCAAGACGCAACTCAATGGCCTGGTAACCGGAGGCGATGCCGCTCAGGCGGGCCTTTGGTTCGGAATTGACGAAGACAACTTCATTAAACTGAACGCCAACAACGATAACCAGATCGAACTGCGCCGGGAGGTGGGGGGCGTCTCCGCCAATACCGATCAGGTGCAGATCCAAGGGCTTTCGCTGGCCAACGCCACCATCGTGTTGCGCCTGGAAATCAATCCGCAGGCGCGTATCGCTACGGCCTATTACACAATCAACGGTGGGTCGGAAACGCTCTTGTCGGTCGGTGGCATTTCAACCCTGTCGCTGCCTGCCAGCTACTTTACCGGGACCAGCGTGAGCGCTGAAGTCGGTGCGGCTTCTTTTGCCGGGGTGTACGCTACCTACCGTAAAGGCTCGGTGTTCAACGCCACGTTCGACTACTTCACCCTCGAAGAATTCACGCCGCCTAACGTCGCGCCCGTCGTGGCAAACGGTCTTGCCGATCAAACCGCCATGGAAGGTGCCGCGTTCAGTTTCGCCGTTCCGGCCAACACGTTTAGCGATGCCAACGGCGACACGCTTACGCTCACCGCTACCGTAAACGGTGGCGATGCGTTGCCGACCTGGCTGGAGTTTGACGGCAGCACGTTCAGTGGCACTCCCTCGGCAGGCGACGTGGGTACGCTGAACATCGTAGTGACGGCCACGGATGGCAGCGAAACGGTCAGCGATAACTTTGTGCTGACCATCGAAGCGGCCCCGGTACCCTGCAGCCCCATCAGCCTGTTGCCCTGCGATGAGCTGGCGGTCACGTTGCCGTTTGCACTGGATTTCACCGGCAACGAAGGTGGCCTGGCCGAAACCGGTTTTACCATGGTCGATGTTCCTTCCGCGCGTCTGGCTGCCGACGGTACGCCTACCTACCCGGACGTGCCTGGGTATGAGCCCGGTCGCTTGAGCTTCACGAATGGAACGCTGCAAATCCTCTCCAACAAAGGCATTCAGTATTCACAGCCTTCGGGCACCCCGAGCAGTTCAGAAACCAACTCGCAACTCAACGCCCTGGGAGTAGGCTACGACGGGCAAACGCCCGTAATCCTCCGGACTACCCTGGTGGGCATCAACTTCGTCCCCAGCAATGGCAACACCAACTCGCAGCAGGCAGGTTTGTGGATGGGCCTCGACGAAGACAACTACGCCAAACTGGTGATCTACCGGAACGGCGCCAACGTGGGATCGCCCGAACTGCTGATCGAAACCAACGTTTCGGGGACCTTGAATTTCGGGACGAACAACGACAGCATTTTCGACATCAAGCCCAGCGTTTCCATTCCCAACCTGTCGACACATACGGTCACGTTGACGATGGTGCTCGATCCGGCAACGCAAAAAATTACCGCTTCGTATCAGGTCGATAGCGATCCCGAAGTCACCCTGGGTACCCTGAGTGCGCCGGCCACGTTCTTCACCGGGACCGATCACGACAACGATCCGGCCACGACGCCGATGACGTACGCCGGGATTTTCGCTA contains:
- the porQ gene encoding type IX secretion system protein PorQ; the encoded protein is MRRRFLLFVSFLLTQQVVGQIGGRAAFDFLSLPVNARLAALGNVNVSLSDQDVNMMMANPALLQADMVQHATLNWAPYYAGINSVSLGYAFDTPNAGPVGVSFAYHNYGTLTQTDPTGAVMGEFSAADYWLGGTWAHRLENYSLGGTVKVAGSSIGSYNAFAVLADLGAAFHHPTRDFHVGLAIRNLGWIFDTYAPGATRPTLPLNVQLGLSYKPEHMPLRFSLTAHHLERPDIVYLDPSKPGTLDANGQEVKEEKKLGDQIMRHLVFGGEFVLSPNFYLRAGYNHLIRRELRLQSRSGGAGFSIGAMARIKAFEVAFARGWYHVAGGTSTLTLTSNLHSVFRKKTPAATPQ
- the hslU gene encoding ATP-dependent protease ATPase subunit HslU, whose translation is MIEQNQYLTPREIVSELDKYIIGQKDAKRNVAIALRNRWRRMSVDSDIAREIVPNNILMIGATGVGKTEIARRLAKIADAPFTKVEASKFTEVGYVGRDVESMVRDLVEQSVNMVKQRKKEEVKERATEQVEEVILNALIPAMKPPRSVSTTNPAVEGEVPEDDYTLNQKTRERFREKLRNGELDDRKIEINIQQSPASGMGMMGPGGIDEVSMMNLQEMLGNMLPKKNKKRRVSIAEARKLLLEEEASKLIDMDEVKEEAIRKAENTGIIFIDEIDKVASGSGKQGGPDVSREGVQRDLLPIVEGSAVTTKHGVIATDHILFIAAGAFHVSKPSDLIPELQGRFPIRVELDNLTVDDFYQILKTPRNALTKQYAALLEAESVELTFQDEALRKLAEIAFRINSDVENIGARRLHTVMSHLLNELMYDVPDVIGPNAKIVVTDDMVEERLRDLVKNRDLSQYIL